ATCGGGCGCGGTGAGCGGATCGCGGACGAAATCGACGAAGATATTCATGCCGCACGTGGGCTCGACGCCGTATTCGCCGATCCACGAATCGCTCATCACGCCGTGCGCCGAGTAGGGGAACTGATACCAATAGTGGTCTTCGGCATTTAGCGAGTCGGCGAGCGGCAACGCGACCTCGTTGGGCGTCGCCCCGTCCAGATCGCCCTGCAACATCAACACGGGCACGCTCGTCGTCGGCATCTCCCGGGCCTGCGGCTCGCTGTAGCGCGGCCACATCTCGTACATTTCGTACTCTTCGATCGTCGGCATCGAACCGAACATCATTTCCGTCTGCAACTCTTCCGTGAAGGCTTGCATGTCCGTGCCTTCGTACGCCGGATCGGGGTACTGATCGGACATGCCGATGTGCGTTCCGAGGACTTGGGAATACCAGCCGCCGGTGAGCCCCAGCAAATCGCCGTTTCCGTTGAAGGGGTTGTAGAACATATAGATGATCGCATCCATGTCGGCCGCCTCGCAGCGATCCAGACGATAGACCAGCGCGGGCGCGGCGGCGTTGTATGGGCTGTACCACGCGAGCCAGCCGAGCAGATACGACAGCGTGTAGCGGTCGATGCCGAGTTCCGGGCAGTGGCCGCCCGCGAGCTTGTCGTAGAGGGCCGCGAGCACGCCCCAGGGGTCCGCGCCCAACTTGCCCTGGCAGAACTCGTCCGCGCCGCACAGGTCCATCAGCCGTTTGCCGTTCGCGTCGTACGCCGGATAGAAATCGCGCACCGAATCGCCCGACGCGTGGATGCTGTCCACGACCGCCCCGGTGGGCTGGTCGGGATGCAGCAGCAGATAGCGCTGGACGAGATAGGTTCCGTAGGAACCGCCCCACACGAAAACGCTCTGACCGTCCTCGCGCGTGGCGTCGATGAACCCTGCCAGATCGTGGGCCGCGTTGCGCGTGGAGTATGCGTCGAATTCGTCGCCGAGATTTTCGTCGATCCAGGCCAGGCAATCGCTCCATTCGGCCATCGTGGCGATATACGCGCCGCCCTCGCTGCCCTCGGCTTCCTCGTCGGGGCAGGCGAGCGGGCTGGAATAGCCGACGCCGCGGTGATCGATCGTATACAGGTCGTATTCGGGCACCGCCTCGCGAAGCGTCTGCATCATCGGTGCGAAGGTCATCATCCCCGATGCGCCGGGACCGCCCTGAATCAGCCAGATCTGGCCGGCGCCCGTGCTTTTCGCCTCGGCCAGCCACCTTTTGGCCGCCACTTCGACGGTGCGCCCGTCCTCGGGGTCTTCCCAGAAAAGGGGAACCTGCGCCGTGGCACATTCGGCGAGTCCGTCGCCCGCACCTTCCTCCAGCGAGCAGGGCTGCCAATCGATGTCGGGAACGAACGGCTCGTCGTCGGCCGTGTCGTCGTCCGATTCCGAGTCGTCGCCGCCGCCATCGCCGTCTTCACACCCCGCG
The Deltaproteobacteria bacterium DNA segment above includes these coding regions:
- a CDS encoding alpha/beta fold hydrolase; translation: MHIRWIWAVAVLAIACAGAGCEDGDGGGDDSESDDDTADDEPFVPDIDWQPCSLEEGAGDGLAECATAQVPLFWEDPEDGRTVEVAAKRWLAEAKSTGAGQIWLIQGGPGASGMMTFAPMMQTLREAVPEYDLYTIDHRGVGYSSPLACPDEEAEGSEGGAYIATMAEWSDCLAWIDENLGDEFDAYSTRNAAHDLAGFIDATREDGQSVFVWGGSYGTYLVQRYLLLHPDQPTGAVVDSIHASGDSVRDFYPAYDANGKRLMDLCGADEFCQGKLGADPWGVLAALYDKLAGGHCPELGIDRYTLSYLLGWLAWYSPYNAAAPALVYRLDRCEAADMDAIIYMFYNPFNGNGDLLGLTGGWYSQVLGTHIGMSDQYPDPAYEGTDMQAFTEELQTEMMFGSMPTIEEYEMYEMWPRYSEPQAREMPTTSVPVLMLQGDLDGATPNEVALPLADSLNAEDHYWYQFPYSAHGVMSDSWIGEYGVEPTCGMNIFVDFVRDPLTAPDGLCVADTAPTDFAGVSGLAEYMFDTADLWENDANKSRRETVRPVRLEPMWRPWP